One Mercenaria mercenaria strain notata chromosome 12, MADL_Memer_1, whole genome shotgun sequence DNA segment encodes these proteins:
- the LOC123533194 gene encoding matrix metalloproteinase-14-like, whose translation MKQPGKYLFILVLCNVGELYFGKKFDTDLYLEKFGYLDEKEPGKQHDEHSRKSAIETFQEFAGLKVTGILNEQTLKMMLAPRCGLPDVIKPSDRIPPSGNKKANRRQPLQFNAPGYKWDKKQITYKFTGYTRQLPVSSQKRAIRNAFNKWEAVVPLTFRETTSSDADILINWVYRSHGDGSSFDGLGGTLAHAFFPGNSDISGDTHFDDEEVWTERSKEGTNLEIVAAHELGHAIGLGHSNVKGALMLPFYGGYDPNYKLHYDDIRGAQSLYGGRPAPRPTAAPRPRPTPRPTSRPRPKPTRKPDDEDTCNIKFDDIANGPDGRLYAFRYRKVYKFNSNGVGIERKFPRNVRKVFPKAPNNIGAAVYDRYHRKFYIFKGSRYWRYSSNFQLDSGYPKRVLGWYRGIQAALQEDNGEIRVLKGSQMSVWREDFSQPPRGYPISISVGWPGLRSDLEAAVRYGRRSYFFKGGNYFRYNDYYRKVDYRKAKAGPWLGCGRVEPK comes from the exons CTTTACCTGGAGAAGTTTGGTTACCTCGACGAGAAGGAGCCTGGCAAGCAGCATGATGAACATTCCAGGAAAAGTGCCATCGA AACATTCCAAGAGTTTGCAGGACTTAAGGTGACAGGAATTCTGAACGAGCAAACCCTGAAGATGATGCTTGCACCTAGGTGTGGCCTGCCTGACGTCATCAAACCCTCAGATCGGATACCGCCATCTGGAAACAAGAAAGCAAATCGCAGACAACCTTTACAGTTTAACGCACCAG GCTACAAATGGGACAAGAAACAAATAACGTACAAATTTACTGGATATACAAGACAGCTTCCAGTTTCCAGTCAAAA ACGAGCAATCCGAAACGCATTCAACAAATGGGAAGCTGTTGTACCGTTGACTTTCCGTGAAACCACTTCCTCCGACGCCGACATTCTCATCAACTGGGTGTACAGATCACATGGTGACGGGAGTTCTTTCGATGGCCTTG gTGGGACATTGGCGCATGCGTTCTTTCCCGGAAATTCAGACATTAGCGGAGACACTCATTTTGACGACGAAGAGGTCTGGACGGAGAGAAGTAAAGAGGGAACAAACCTTGAAATTGTGGCTGCACACGAACTAGGACATGCCATTGGCCTAGGTCACAGTAACGTGAAAGGAGCTCTCATGCTGCCGTTCTATGGCGGATATGACCCGAACTATAAGCTTCATTATGACGATATACGAGGAGCCCAATCGTTATATG GTGGAAGGCCTGCACCTCGACCCACAGCCGCACCAAGGCCTAGGCCTACACCAAGACCTACATCGAGACCACGCCCAAAACCTACAAGGAAACCAGATGATGAAGATACTTGTAATATAAAATTCGACGACATTGCTAAtg GTCCAGATGGTCGATTGTATGCATTCAGATACCGAAAGGTGTACAAATTCAACAGTAACGGAGTTGGAATTGAGCGAAAGTTTCCCAGAAATGTGAGAAAAGTGTTTCCAAAGGCTCCAAACAACATCGGAGCTGCCGTGTACGATAGATACCACAGAAAATTCTATATTTTCAAAG GAAGCCGATACTGGAGGTATAGCAGTAACTTTCAGCTGGATTCTGGCTATCCTAAACGCGTTCTTGGCTGGTACCGTGGTATCCAAGCAGCGCTTCAAGAAGACAACGGCGAAATCAGAGTACTAAAA GGAAGTCAGATGAGCGTGTGGAGAGAAGATTTCTCACAGCCCCCGCGAGGATATCCGATTAGCATTAGTGTAGGATGGCCGGGTCTGAGGTCGGATCTCGAGGCCGCGGTACGATACGGCCGGAGGTCGTACTTCTTTAAGGGAGGAAA tTACTTCCGATACAACGATTACTACAGGAAGGTTGACTACAGGAAAGCTAAAGCTGGTCCCTGGCTTGGATGTGGTCGTGTAGAACCAAAGTAA